A genomic window from Algoriphagus sp. Y33 includes:
- a CDS encoding DUF4138 domain-containing protein: MAEKGGLLFLLLAVDNNSTVDYLSENWNFTVQDKRQPKRTAIRSLGMDPVSSTSFDGVPGKSASMAVFAFPGFTISDAKKFKIQVFEKNGDRNPGLEISGRELLKAEPILISNQK; the protein is encoded by the coding sequence GTGGCGGAAAAAGGAGGTTTGCTGTTTTTGCTGCTGGCAGTTGATAACAACAGTACAGTGGACTACCTCTCCGAAAATTGGAATTTCACCGTGCAGGACAAACGGCAGCCCAAGCGTACCGCAATAAGGAGCTTAGGTATGGATCCTGTTTCCTCAACTTCTTTTGATGGAGTACCGGGAAAATCCGCTTCCATGGCTGTCTTTGCATTCCCTGGATTCACCATATCCGATGCCAAGAAGTTCAAAATCCAGGTTTTTGAAAAGAACGGAGACCGCAATCCTGGGCTTGAGATTTCGGGAAGGGAATTGCTAAAGGCTGAACCTATACTGATTTCAAACCAAAAATAA
- a CDS encoding AraC family transcriptional regulator: protein MKSKKSIYKFDTISEFHKMSGLPKPEHPLVSLVDYGLVEYRTDEKEISWVQNFYTIGLKRNIQGKFRYGQQQYDFDEGLLSFVSSGQLVHLTVEKPRVKPTGFLLLIHPDFVWKTSLAKNIKQYDFFGYAVNEALFLSEKEETVITDIFLNIQREYHSNIDKFSQNIITAQIELLLNYCERFYQRQFITRKKSSHQILERVENILDDYFANDNLLEKGLPTAQYIAGSLNVSPNYLGSLLKTLTGQTTQQHIHNKLIEKAKERLSTTDLTVSEIAYDLGFEHPQSFSKLFKTKTNQSPLEFRASFN, encoded by the coding sequence ATGAAAAGTAAAAAGAGCATATATAAATTCGATACCATTAGTGAATTTCACAAAATGAGTGGCTTACCGAAACCCGAACACCCATTGGTGAGTTTGGTAGATTATGGTTTGGTGGAATATCGGACCGATGAAAAGGAAATCAGCTGGGTACAAAATTTTTATACAATCGGACTAAAAAGAAACATTCAAGGTAAATTCCGCTACGGGCAACAACAGTATGATTTTGATGAGGGATTATTATCATTTGTATCATCAGGTCAGTTAGTACATCTTACCGTTGAAAAGCCAAGAGTAAAACCAACGGGTTTTCTTCTACTCATTCACCCCGATTTTGTTTGGAAAACATCTTTGGCGAAGAACATAAAACAATACGATTTTTTTGGCTATGCTGTAAATGAAGCCCTTTTTCTTTCAGAAAAGGAAGAAACCGTTATAACAGACATCTTTTTGAATATCCAAAGGGAATATCATTCCAATATTGATAAATTCAGCCAAAATATTATCACAGCACAAATAGAACTGCTTCTTAATTATTGCGAACGGTTTTATCAACGCCAATTCATAACAAGAAAGAAAAGCAGTCATCAGATCCTTGAAAGAGTAGAAAATATACTTGATGATTATTTTGCCAACGACAATCTACTAGAGAAAGGGTTGCCCACCGCTCAATACATTGCAGGTTCGCTAAATGTATCGCCCAACTATTTGGGAAGCTTGCTCAAAACATTGACAGGACAAACTACACAGCAGCACATTCACAACAAACTGATTGAAAAAGCAAAAGAAAGGTTATCAACGACTGACTTGACTGTTAGTGAAATTGCATACGATTTAGGTTTTGAACACCCTCAATCATTCAGCAAGTTATTTAAGACAAAAACTAACCAAAGTCCATTAGAGTTTAGAGCTTCGTTTAACTGA
- a CDS encoding SDR family NAD(P)-dependent oxidoreductase, whose translation MDTKKVWLVTGASKGLGLSLVKRLLNEGYKVAATSRTVESLEKEVGISANFLPLEVNVTDEQSVRNAISKAIGTFGGIDVVVNNAGYGQLGTLEELSDREARQNFDTNVFGLLNVMRNVLPHLRNKKSGHIINISSIAGFLGAFPGWGIYNATKFAVAGLTEAFSAEATSLGIKATIVYPGYFKTNFLLQGSLRLAENPIAEYKAARDLEVVHDTQIIGKQPGDPEKAALAFIQLAESENPPLHFFMGSDSLGMANSKIGILQNELSANEALSKSTDF comes from the coding sequence ATGGACACTAAAAAAGTATGGCTTGTAACAGGAGCATCAAAAGGATTGGGATTATCCTTAGTGAAAAGACTGTTAAACGAAGGCTACAAAGTAGCTGCAACCTCCAGAACTGTTGAAAGTCTGGAAAAAGAAGTAGGGATATCTGCAAATTTTCTTCCTTTGGAAGTAAATGTAACGGATGAGCAAAGTGTGAGAAATGCCATTTCAAAAGCCATTGGGACATTTGGTGGCATTGATGTTGTCGTAAACAATGCAGGCTATGGACAGCTAGGCACTTTGGAAGAATTGAGCGACAGAGAAGCCCGCCAAAATTTTGACACCAATGTGTTTGGTTTGCTGAACGTGATGAGAAATGTACTTCCTCACTTACGCAACAAAAAATCAGGACACATTATCAATATTTCTTCCATTGCAGGATTTTTGGGTGCATTCCCGGGTTGGGGAATTTACAACGCCACAAAATTTGCCGTTGCAGGTTTAACCGAAGCATTTTCGGCAGAAGCAACATCGTTGGGAATTAAAGCAACCATTGTTTACCCGGGGTATTTCAAAACAAACTTTCTTCTACAAGGTTCACTTCGTCTTGCCGAAAATCCGATTGCTGAGTACAAAGCAGCAAGAGACCTGGAAGTGGTACACGATACACAAATTATCGGCAAGCAACCAGGCGACCCGGAAAAAGCAGCGCTTGCTTTCATTCAGTTAGCAGAAAGCGAAAATCCACCTTTACACTTCTTTATGGGTAGTGACTCCTTAGGAATGGCAAATTCCAAAATTGGCATTTTGCAAAATGAGTTGAGTGCTAATGAAGCATTAAGCAAATCAACTGATTTTTAA
- a CDS encoding helix-turn-helix domain-containing protein, which produces MRSNTFPENLSQNKGVSIRIVSPEFGHVSPESTAQYGPSQRLPYYFFLFLLEGNSQEVIDGETIRVGKNELFFALPHQIRQLARSDHGADYYKLGFDDECLSRLPRKFPFLLNPLNRQKISFPPDAAPRLCTTFKTLNDLLRTADTNPELILAYLNSLLTEINAAYFVIDKKPTPEGLDKFLGFKLFVEDNLTEQPAITEIAEKLAVSTDCLYRIVKKHSGVSPKEFITDRLIIEARRRIYHNQKTSVKELAFELGFNDPGYFSRLFKKVTGKTIAGFYQDLSL; this is translated from the coding sequence ATGCGAAGTAACACTTTTCCCGAAAATCTGAGTCAAAACAAAGGGGTCTCTATACGCATCGTTTCTCCGGAGTTCGGGCATGTGTCGCCAGAGTCCACGGCTCAATACGGTCCTTCCCAACGGCTGCCCTATTATTTCTTTCTTTTCTTGCTGGAAGGGAACAGTCAGGAGGTTATCGATGGGGAAACTATCAGAGTAGGTAAAAATGAGCTTTTCTTTGCCTTACCCCATCAGATTAGGCAACTGGCTAGAAGCGACCATGGTGCAGACTATTATAAACTGGGCTTTGACGATGAGTGCCTTTCGCGATTGCCGAGAAAATTCCCATTTTTGCTCAACCCCCTGAACCGGCAGAAAATAAGCTTTCCGCCCGATGCTGCACCTAGGCTTTGTACTACATTTAAAACCTTAAATGACCTGCTGCGTACTGCCGATACTAATCCGGAACTGATCTTGGCTTACCTGAACAGCCTGCTTACAGAAATAAACGCCGCTTATTTTGTAATAGATAAAAAGCCTACGCCAGAAGGCCTTGATAAGTTTTTAGGATTCAAGCTATTTGTGGAAGATAACCTTACTGAGCAACCTGCCATAACGGAGATCGCAGAAAAGCTGGCCGTAAGCACGGATTGTTTGTATAGGATCGTAAAGAAGCATTCCGGCGTTTCGCCTAAGGAATTCATCACTGACCGATTGATCATTGAGGCAAGGCGTAGAATCTATCATAACCAAAAAACATCTGTAAAGGAACTGGCATTTGAGCTCGGTTTCAATGACCCCGGCTATTTTTCGCGTTTATTCAAAAAAGTAACCGGTAAAACGATAGCCGGCTTCTACCAAGATTTGTCCTTGTAA
- a CDS encoding NAD(P)-dependent oxidoreductase: MDRQFGKILVTGATGLVGSRLLPRLVEAGYDCSALVRGKEAPAGVAAIEGDLFNPATLEKAVKDAIAIIHLAAVFRSPDTDLIWKSNLEGTQNLIDAVKRNSPDARFILASTSNVYDATNPHPGREDDMLSPQHAYPASKVAAEKELRESGLNWSVLRFPFVYGDGDGHLEELPKHVVVAKFHPAMRMSTIHHRDIYTAMVMALQGIMDGRMVNIADEAPTTLYELLQLVGEPMTSSSEPLVNPWHLHVDASLARNLGFQASVRTVHQAVQENLL; the protein is encoded by the coding sequence ATGGACAGACAATTTGGTAAAATTTTGGTAACCGGCGCAACCGGCTTAGTAGGTTCAAGGCTTTTGCCCCGCCTTGTTGAAGCAGGATATGATTGTTCTGCACTGGTACGTGGCAAGGAAGCCCCTGCCGGAGTAGCAGCTATAGAAGGGGACTTGTTTAATCCCGCAACGCTGGAAAAAGCGGTAAAAGATGCGATAGCCATCATTCACCTGGCAGCCGTGTTCCGGTCACCGGACACGGATCTGATCTGGAAAAGTAATTTGGAGGGCACGCAAAACCTCATTGATGCCGTAAAACGCAACTCCCCGGATGCCCGCTTCATATTGGCAAGTACCAGTAATGTATATGATGCGACCAACCCCCATCCCGGGCGGGAGGATGATATGCTCAGCCCGCAACATGCCTATCCGGCCAGCAAAGTGGCTGCAGAAAAGGAGTTACGTGAAAGCGGATTGAATTGGTCGGTTCTCCGCTTCCCATTTGTTTATGGGGATGGTGACGGCCACCTGGAAGAATTGCCTAAGCATGTAGTCGTTGCTAAATTTCATCCGGCTATGCGGATGAGCACCATCCACCATCGCGATATATACACAGCTATGGTGATGGCCCTGCAAGGGATTATGGACGGCAGGATGGTCAATATCGCAGATGAGGCCCCAACGACACTATACGAGCTACTGCAGCTTGTTGGTGAACCAATGACCTCATCTTCAGAGCCTCTGGTGAACCCATGGCATCTGCATGTCGATGCATCTCTGGCCCGCAATTTAGGCTTTCAGGCGTCGGTAAGAACAGTCCATCAGGCGGTGCAGGAAAACCTGCTCTGA
- a CDS encoding Crp/Fnr family transcriptional regulator, translating to MEGLINFILQFGDLNKQQIEFLLSKVQTLEFKKDDYLSEAGKVPRYVAFVLEGVFRFCYYNNKGGEVTNYFVDEGNFVVDNEKFESQIAASEYVQAVTDCKVLVFTKKDWDDISDTIVGWEMMKANMVKKCLTLAMERRSPLVSEDATTRYLSFIEAFPNLINRIPLSHVASYLGITQQSLSRIRRNIR from the coding sequence ATGGAAGGGCTTATAAATTTTATCCTGCAATTTGGTGACCTTAATAAACAGCAGATCGAATTTTTGCTGAGCAAGGTTCAAACGCTCGAATTCAAAAAAGATGATTACCTCTCGGAAGCCGGGAAGGTGCCCCGTTACGTGGCATTTGTGCTGGAAGGTGTTTTCCGCTTCTGTTATTATAACAACAAAGGCGGAGAGGTCACCAATTATTTTGTGGACGAAGGCAATTTTGTAGTGGATAACGAAAAATTTGAATCGCAGATCGCAGCCTCCGAATACGTACAGGCCGTTACGGACTGCAAGGTGCTCGTGTTTACCAAAAAAGACTGGGACGATATATCCGATACCATTGTGGGGTGGGAAATGATGAAGGCCAACATGGTAAAAAAGTGCCTGACACTGGCTATGGAGCGCCGCAGTCCGCTGGTGTCTGAAGATGCCACTACCCGGTACCTGTCATTCATTGAGGCGTTTCCTAACCTTATCAACCGCATCCCGCTTTCGCACGTGGCCTCATACCTGGGCATCACACAGCAATCGCTCAGCCGAATACGCCGCAACATCCGTTAA
- a CDS encoding SDR family oxidoreductase, which yields MSKKIVLITGTNSGFGWLTAHSVAALGHHVYATMRDTGGRNADKAKALAAIANVTVLDVALTDDESVQQAVDTILAKEGAIDVLVNNAGYAMSGVAESFTTVDVHTTFDINVYAPWRMIKQVLPAMRKQADGLIINVTSGFGRVSFPFATIYAASKFALEGISEGLHYEVKRLGIDVAIVEPGAFPTEMQQKNNPASDQGVIEGYGAIADIPNKMVTALGGEMQAKTPNPQDVADAVVKLISASKGTRPLRTVVDPITGQYIEAANQAIAEQFAKGLTVFGMGELL from the coding sequence ATGAGCAAAAAGATCGTATTAATAACCGGAACAAATAGTGGTTTTGGCTGGCTTACCGCCCACAGTGTTGCCGCCTTAGGACACCACGTATACGCCACGATGCGCGATACCGGGGGCCGTAACGCCGATAAAGCCAAAGCCCTTGCTGCCATTGCAAACGTGACCGTTTTGGACGTTGCCCTGACCGACGACGAGAGTGTGCAGCAGGCCGTCGATACTATTTTGGCCAAAGAAGGAGCTATTGATGTACTGGTGAACAACGCCGGTTACGCCATGTCCGGTGTGGCCGAGAGTTTTACCACAGTCGATGTGCACACTACATTCGATATAAACGTTTATGCCCCTTGGCGAATGATTAAACAGGTACTGCCCGCCATGCGTAAACAGGCCGATGGACTGATTATTAACGTGACCAGCGGCTTCGGGCGCGTATCATTCCCGTTCGCTACCATTTATGCAGCCTCAAAGTTTGCATTGGAAGGGATCAGCGAGGGCCTGCATTATGAGGTGAAACGTTTGGGCATTGATGTGGCTATTGTTGAGCCGGGTGCTTTCCCTACCGAAATGCAGCAAAAGAACAATCCCGCATCTGACCAGGGGGTAATTGAGGGGTATGGTGCCATTGCCGATATCCCTAACAAAATGGTAACCGCTTTGGGCGGAGAGATGCAGGCTAAGACCCCTAACCCGCAAGATGTTGCCGATGCCGTTGTAAAACTGATCAGTGCCTCAAAAGGAACCCGGCCATTACGCACCGTGGTGGACCCCATAACCGGCCAATACATTGAAGCCGCCAACCAGGCCATAGCCGAACAGTTTGCCAAAGGGTTGACGGTGTTCGGTATGGGTGAATTATTATAA
- a CDS encoding helix-turn-helix domain-containing protein translates to MFQRPDQAAYQHIQDKLIEAAKEKLSGTALSVSEIAFLPGFEHSQSFSRLFKLKTNFTPIEYRGTLN, encoded by the coding sequence ATATTTCAGCGACCTGATCAGGCAGCATACCAGCACATTCAGGATAAGCTGATCGAAGCCGCAAAAGAAAAATTATCCGGCACAGCATTATCCGTCAGCGAAATTGCCTTTCTCCCCGGCTTTGAACACTCTCAGTCATTCAGCAGGCTTTTTAAGTTAAAAACCAACTTTACACCAATAGAATATCGGGGAACGTTGAACTGA
- a CDS encoding AraC family transcriptional regulator encodes MIINQPIHIFAPDVLESKDPSAGYFAAVRLEEFSAESLAATASYSRKDFYKISLVTGNTSYFYQGTEYRLKGDEWALVFTNREVPYRWEVHEGICSGYACMFTEDFLPLHTHLRPADWAVFNGETQSVFKLNKSDELHFSGLFQKMLHEQASTYAYKYDLLFLYVLECIHGALKLLPEPENKNSAASARLANSFKSLLAGQFPLAYPNQQVSLRTPQQFAEKLAVHTNSLNRALKEATGKTTTQLINERLMLEARALLVHSNWAISQISNSLGFEEPTHFARAFRAYSGQSPSSLRQLFD; translated from the coding sequence ATGATAATTAATCAACCTATCCATATTTTCGCTCCTGATGTATTGGAATCCAAAGACCCTTCCGCAGGCTATTTTGCGGCTGTAAGGCTTGAGGAATTTTCGGCGGAAAGTTTGGCAGCGACCGCTTCTTACAGCCGGAAAGACTTTTACAAAATATCTTTAGTAACCGGCAACACCTCTTATTTTTACCAGGGAACAGAATACCGGTTGAAGGGAGATGAATGGGCGCTGGTTTTTACCAACCGTGAAGTTCCGTACCGTTGGGAGGTACATGAAGGCATTTGCAGCGGCTACGCCTGTATGTTTACGGAAGATTTCTTGCCGCTGCACACGCACCTGCGCCCTGCAGATTGGGCAGTATTCAACGGAGAAACACAATCTGTCTTTAAACTGAACAAATCTGACGAATTGCATTTTAGCGGCCTGTTCCAAAAAATGCTCCACGAGCAAGCGTCTACCTACGCATATAAGTATGACCTTTTATTCCTATACGTGCTGGAATGCATCCATGGTGCACTAAAGTTGCTACCCGAGCCAGAGAATAAAAACTCCGCCGCATCAGCACGCCTGGCCAATTCCTTTAAATCTTTACTGGCTGGTCAGTTTCCACTGGCTTACCCCAACCAGCAGGTCAGCTTACGCACTCCGCAGCAATTTGCAGAAAAACTGGCTGTGCATACTAACTCCCTTAACCGGGCATTAAAAGAAGCCACAGGAAAGACTACCACGCAACTTATCAATGAAAGGCTGATGCTTGAGGCCCGTGCCTTACTGGTCCATTCCAACTGGGCCATCAGCCAGATCAGTAATAGCCTCGGGTTTGAAGAGCCCACACATTTTGCCAGAGCATTCCGGGCTTATTCGGGCCAGTCCCCATCTTCATTGCGGCAGCTGTTTGATTAA
- a CDS encoding SDR family oxidoreductase has translation MKTWLITGTSTGLGRVLTEKLLAKGDRVVATVRKPDALDKLKKTYPENLWVAVLDVTDTAAIKTVINQAFTDLGQIDVVVNNAGYALFCSVEEASDEQIVHQINTNVIGSIQVIRAALPYFRKQGHGRILQLSSAGGQTTYPNFGYYHTTKWAVEGFCDTITKELAPLNIGVTIVEPGAHHTSFGAGMTTAPAMEAYENTPAGDVRRAIAAGTFPIKGDVDKSVQAMIDSVETSPAPLRLALGGDAYRDMRTALVSRLEALDAQKDLALASERGDE, from the coding sequence ATGAAAACATGGTTGATAACCGGAACATCTACCGGTCTGGGCAGAGTACTTACCGAAAAGTTACTGGCAAAAGGCGATCGCGTTGTGGCTACTGTTCGCAAGCCCGATGCCTTGGATAAATTGAAAAAAACCTATCCTGAAAATTTATGGGTAGCCGTACTGGATGTAACTGATACTGCGGCTATCAAAACAGTGATCAATCAGGCATTTACAGATTTGGGACAAATAGATGTCGTGGTCAACAATGCAGGATATGCCTTATTCTGCTCAGTAGAAGAGGCCAGCGACGAGCAAATTGTCCATCAGATCAATACGAACGTTATCGGCTCTATCCAGGTCATCCGTGCCGCATTGCCATACTTTAGAAAGCAGGGTCATGGCCGAATCCTGCAACTTTCATCAGCAGGCGGGCAAACTACGTATCCTAACTTTGGATATTATCACACTACCAAATGGGCTGTTGAAGGTTTCTGCGACACCATCACCAAGGAACTCGCACCGTTGAACATTGGTGTTACCATTGTTGAACCCGGCGCACATCATACCTCATTTGGCGCGGGCATGACGACCGCACCTGCCATGGAAGCGTACGAGAACACACCGGCCGGTGACGTAAGACGCGCCATTGCCGCAGGAACATTCCCGATAAAAGGCGATGTAGATAAGTCGGTACAAGCGATGATCGACAGCGTGGAAACTTCGCCGGCACCACTGCGCTTGGCACTGGGCGGTGATGCCTACCGTGATATGCGGACAGCATTGGTTTCCAGGTTGGAGGCACTTGATGCGCAGAAAGACCTGGCGCTGGCCAGTGAGAGGGGTGATGAATAA
- a CDS encoding NAD(P)-dependent alcohol dehydrogenase — MTLTKGYAAQSAESPLAPWQFERRDLGAHDVQIEILYCGVCHTDIHLTRNEWFQGIFPMVPGHEIVGRIIAVGAHVTKFSLGDLGGVGVIVDSCRECEDCRNGQEQFCTVAPVQTYNNLGHDGLPAYGGYSDSIVAHEDFVHHISEKLDLAAVAPLLCAGITTFSPLKKWNVGKGHKLAVVGLGGLGHMGVKFGHTLGAEVTVISTSPNKEAAAIELGAQHFIISKDEAQMKAAFKSFDFVLDTVASNSDINPYLNMLKTNGVYINVGLPSKPWEVASFSLAVGNKVIAGSGAGGLSETQQMLDFCAEHTIVSDIELIDIKDIHTAYERMQKGDVKYRFVIDMKTL, encoded by the coding sequence ATGACACTGACAAAAGGATATGCAGCGCAATCGGCAGAAAGCCCCTTAGCACCCTGGCAATTTGAAAGACGCGACTTAGGTGCACACGATGTACAGATCGAGATCCTGTATTGTGGCGTTTGCCATACCGATATTCATTTAACCCGCAACGAATGGTTTCAAGGTATTTTTCCGATGGTTCCCGGTCACGAGATCGTCGGGAGGATCATCGCAGTAGGAGCACACGTTACAAAGTTCAGCTTGGGTGACCTTGGTGGTGTAGGAGTTATTGTGGATTCCTGCCGCGAATGCGAGGACTGCCGGAACGGACAGGAACAATTTTGCACCGTAGCACCGGTACAAACCTACAACAACTTGGGGCATGACGGCTTGCCGGCATATGGTGGCTATTCCGATTCGATAGTGGCCCATGAAGATTTCGTTCACCACATCTCGGAAAAACTGGACTTGGCGGCAGTAGCACCGTTATTATGCGCCGGTATCACTACCTTTTCACCATTGAAAAAGTGGAACGTAGGTAAAGGGCATAAACTGGCGGTTGTTGGCCTGGGCGGCTTAGGGCATATGGGTGTTAAATTCGGTCACACATTAGGTGCTGAAGTTACAGTGATCAGCACATCACCAAACAAGGAGGCCGCAGCCATAGAACTGGGCGCACAACATTTCATTATCTCCAAAGATGAGGCACAAATGAAGGCTGCATTCAAAAGCTTTGACTTTGTACTGGACACTGTAGCCAGCAATAGCGACATTAATCCGTACCTCAATATGCTTAAAACCAACGGCGTTTATATTAATGTAGGCCTGCCGTCGAAGCCCTGGGAAGTAGCTTCGTTCTCGCTGGCTGTAGGTAATAAGGTGATTGCCGGCTCGGGTGCGGGCGGCTTGTCAGAAACTCAACAAATGCTGGATTTTTGCGCCGAGCATACTATTGTTTCTGATATTGAATTGATCGACATCAAAGATATCCATACCGCTTACGAACGCATGCAGAAAGGCGATGTCAAATACCGCTTTGTCATAGATATGAAAACCCTGTAA
- a CDS encoding AraC family transcriptional regulator, with amino-acid sequence MKQPHLINSISEQHWLLGLPKPKHPMISVFRHEHTRYDSLVELQHFTLNFYCISLKKDYDGKLRYGQRHYDFDEGMMAFIAPNQLLMKLNPGSKPPGGMTLMFHPDFIANTPLAAKIRTYHFFSYELNEALHLSDDEETVIEGLFSNIDREYQTSIDGFSRDVMIAQIEVLLQYANRFYARQFITRKVANDEILIRLENLLEKHFNDQQLARNGIPTVQYVARVLNVSADYLSDMLRAITGQTAQQHIHAKLIDKAKELLTTTNMQVSEVAYHLGFEYPQSFNKLFKNKTNMSPLEFRSSFN; translated from the coding sequence GTGAAACAGCCGCATCTCATTAATTCTATATCCGAGCAGCACTGGCTGCTCGGTTTGCCCAAGCCAAAGCATCCGATGATTAGTGTTTTCAGGCATGAACACACCCGTTATGATAGCTTAGTGGAATTGCAACATTTCACGCTGAACTTTTACTGCATCTCGCTGAAAAAGGACTATGACGGTAAACTTAGGTATGGCCAGCGGCATTATGATTTTGATGAGGGCATGATGGCTTTCATTGCACCTAATCAACTGCTGATGAAGCTGAATCCCGGTTCCAAACCACCCGGCGGGATGACGCTCATGTTTCACCCCGACTTTATCGCTAATACGCCGCTTGCCGCTAAGATCAGAACCTATCATTTTTTCTCTTATGAACTCAATGAAGCACTGCATTTATCGGATGATGAAGAAACGGTCATTGAAGGATTGTTCAGCAACATTGATAGGGAGTACCAGACCAGCATTGACGGTTTTAGCAGGGATGTAATGATCGCACAGATAGAAGTGCTGCTGCAATACGCCAACCGTTTTTACGCCAGGCAGTTCATTACCCGTAAAGTAGCGAACGATGAGATATTGATACGGTTGGAAAACTTATTGGAAAAGCATTTTAACGATCAGCAACTGGCACGAAACGGCATACCTACCGTACAATACGTTGCAAGGGTACTTAACGTTTCGGCGGATTATTTAAGCGATATGCTACGCGCTATCACCGGCCAGACCGCCCAGCAACACATCCACGCCAAATTGATTGACAAGGCCAAAGAGCTCCTGACAACTACCAATATGCAGGTGAGCGAAGTGGCGTATCACCTGGGCTTCGAATATCCGCAGTCGTTCAATAAATTGTTTAAGAATAAAACTAACATGTCGCCGTTGGAATTCAGGTCCAGTTTTAATTAG
- a CDS encoding bifunctional 4-hydroxy-2-oxoglutarate aldolase/2-dehydro-3-deoxy-phosphogluconate aldolase, whose product MENSNSVFWERYHKAPIVGIIRGQSFDAVLEIAQVYGEAGLTTLEITMNTEGAASMISALRSKFPSLNIGAGTVCDLEDHREALDAGAQFIVTPIIDELVIEHAVHENIPIFPGAYSPTEIYKAWSLGASAVKVFPATQLGVEFIKDILGPLDQIKLLPTGGISKFNIRSFFEAGAFGVGMGSSLIDKKMVEEGDFMSLKKHFGNIRAEIAGFCE is encoded by the coding sequence ATGGAAAATTCAAACTCAGTTTTTTGGGAACGGTATCATAAAGCACCAATTGTGGGGATTATACGGGGTCAATCGTTTGATGCAGTGCTGGAAATAGCTCAGGTATATGGGGAGGCTGGCCTGACAACATTGGAAATCACGATGAATACGGAGGGAGCAGCTTCAATGATTTCTGCCTTGAGGAGTAAATTCCCCTCACTGAATATAGGAGCAGGGACGGTATGTGATTTGGAAGATCATCGGGAAGCACTTGATGCAGGAGCGCAGTTTATCGTAACGCCTATTATTGACGAGCTGGTAATTGAGCATGCGGTACATGAGAATATTCCGATTTTTCCGGGAGCATATTCTCCTACGGAAATATATAAAGCATGGTCGCTGGGAGCTTCAGCTGTCAAGGTGTTTCCTGCCACACAATTGGGGGTGGAGTTTATCAAGGATATACTAGGCCCTTTAGATCAAATCAAATTGCTTCCTACAGGCGGAATATCCAAGTTTAATATCAGATCGTTTTTTGAGGCAGGTGCATTTGGAGTGGGGATGGGCAGCTCTTTAATAGATAAAAAAATGGTGGAAGAGGGAGATTTTATGAGTTTAAAAAAGCACTTTGGGAATATCAGGGCCGAGATAGCTGGGTTTTGCGAATAA